Within Massilia endophytica, the genomic segment CAATAATTGGAGTGAACTATGAAAGCATCTGAACTCCGCGGCAAAGACCAGGCAGCTCTGCAGAAAGAGCTGAACGACCTGCTGAAGGCGCAGTTCGGCCTGCGTATGCAATCCGCGACGCAGCAGCTGGGCAACACCTCGCAGCTCAAGAAGGTACGCCGCGATATCGCACGCGTAAAAACGGTAATGAACACGAAGGAAGCAAAATGACCGAGCAAGTAAAGCTGAAGCGTACGCTGATCGGTAAAGTTGTGTCCGACAAGATGGACAAGACCGTTACCGTGCTGATCGAACGTCACGTGAAACACCCTCTGTACGGCAAGATCATCGTCCGTTCCGCCAAGTACCACGCGCACGACGAGACCAACCAGGTCAAGGCCGGCGACACCGTGGAAATCGCGGAAGGCCGTCCGATCTCGAAGACGAAGGCGTGGACGGTGACCCGTGTAGTGCAAGCTGCACAAATCGTCTAAGCAAGTTGACCCTGCCGGGGCCGCGCGGCCCCGGTGACAACTTAATTAGTTCTTGCAGGCCCGCAGGTTTTATGTAATACTTGCGGGCTTCGTTCATGTATCGCCGCTAAGTGTCATTCCACTGGCGCGGTTCGCGGTCAGTACTTGTATGAAGATCAAGCACCCAATCAGTGCGCATCGTGCGCTCTGGCGGGACCAAGACTGACCGATGTCCGCATTGTGTGGATTCTTCGGCTTAAGTTGGGAAAGAGAATACTATGATTCAAACTGAAAGCCGGCTCGAAGTAGCCGACAACACCGGTGCCAAGGAAGTCATGTGCATCAAGGTGTTGGGCGGTTCCAAGCGCCGTTATGCTGGCATCGGCGACGTGATCAAGGTCACCGTGAAGGTGGCCCAGCCTCGCGGCCGTGTCAAAAAAGGTGAAATTTATAACGCCGTGGTTGTGCGTACCGCTAAGGGTGTGCGCCGCCAGGACGGTTCCCTGGTCAAGTTCGACGGCAATGCCGCCGTTCTGCTGAACTCCAAGCTGGAACCGATCGGTACCCGTATCTTTGGCCCAGTGACGCGCGAGCTGCGCACTGAGAAGTTCATGAAGATCGTGTCCCTGGCACCGGAAGTCCTGTAAGGAGTCGTAATGGATAAGATTCGCAAAAACGACGAAGTCATCGTCCTGACCGGCAAGGACAAGGGCAAGCGCGGCGTGGTGCAACAGCGTGTCGACGCTGAGCACGTCGTGGTGGAAGGCGTGAACGTGGCCAAGAAGGCCGTCAAGCCGAACCCGATGACTGGCGTTACTGGTGGCATCGTTGACAAGACCATGCCGATTCACGTGTCCAACGTTGCCCTGTTCAACGCTGCGACCGGCAAGGCAGATCGCGTGGGCTTCAAGGACGTGGACGGCAAGAAAGTCCGCGTGTACAAGTCCTCCGGCGAAGTAGTGAAGGGGTAATCAGAAATGGCCCGTCTGCAACAACTGTACAAAGACAAGGTCGTTACCGAGCTGACCGAGAAATTCGGCTACAAGTCGGTAATGGAAGTGCCGCGCCTGACCAAGATCACCCTGAACATGGGTCTCTCGGAAGCCGTGGCTGACAAGAAAATCATCGAGCACGCTGTGGGCGACCTGACCAAGATCGCCGGCCAGAAGCCGGTGGTGACCAAGGCCCGCAAGGCAATCGCCGGCTTCAAGATCCGCGAAGGCTACCCGATCGGCACCATGGTGACCCTGCGCGGCGCCCGCATGTATGAATTCCTGGACCGCTTCATCACCGTGGCCCTGCCGCGCGTGCGTGACTTCCGCGGCGTGTCCGGCCGTTCCTTCGATGGCCGCGGCAACTACAACATCGGCGTGAAAGAGCAGATCATCTTCCCGGAAATCGAGTACGACAAGATCGACGCGCTGCGTGGCATGAACATCTCGATCACCACGACCGCCAAGACCGACGACGAAGCGAAAGCTCTGCTCGCCGCATTCAAATTCCCGTTCAGGAACTAAACGATCATGGCAAAACTCGCACTGATTAACCGTGAACAGAAGCGTGCCGACCTGGTGGAGAAGTTCGCCGCCAAGCGCGCCGCTCTGAAGGCCATCATTGATGACCAGTCCAAGTCGGAAGAAGAGCGTTACGAAGCGCGCCTGAAGCTGCAGGCCCTGCCACGCAATTCCGCGCCGACCCGCCAGCGCAACCGCTGCGCCGTGACCGGCCGTCCACGCGGCACCTTCCGTAAATTCGGTCTGGGCCGTATCAAGCTCCGTGAATTCGCCATGCGTGGCGAGATCCCGGGTATGACCAAAGCCAGCTGGTAATAGGAGAATAAGCAATGAGTATGAGCGATCCTATCGCCGATATGCTGACCCGCATTCGCAACGCCCAGGGCGTGCAGAAAACGACCGTGGCCATGCCATCGTCGAAAGTCAAAGTCGCGATTGCCAACGTCCTGAAGGACGAGGGTTACATTGAAGATTTCGCCGTGTCGACCACCGACGGCAAAGCGGAACTGAAGATCGGTTTGAAATATTACGTTGGCCGTCCGGTCATCGAGCGCCTCGAGCGCGTGTCCCGTCCGGGCCTGCGTGTCTACAAAGGCAAAGGCGAAATCCCGACCGTGATGAACGGCCTGGGCGTTGCTATCGTGTCCACCCCGCAAGGCGTGATGACCGACCGCAAAGCGCGCGCTACCGGCGTCGGTGGCGAAGTCATCTGCTTCGTAGCTTAAGGAGTAATTGACAATGTCCCGAGTAGCTAAAATGCCGATCGCTGTGCCAGCTGGCGCCGAAGTCGCCATCTCCGCGCAAGCGATCACCGTCAAGGGCCCGCTGGGCACCCTGACCCAGAGCCTGAACGGCCTGGTCAAAGTAGAAAACAACGCTGGCACGCTGACCTTCGACGTCGCCAACGACAGCCGTGAAGCCAACGCCATGTCCGGCACGCTGCGCGCGCTGGTGAACAACATGGTAACCGGCGTGACCAAGGGCTTCGAGAAGAAGCTGTCCCTGGTCGGCGTGGGTTACAAGGCGCAGGCCGCAGGCGACAAGCTGAACCTGTCGCTGGGCTTCTCCCACCCTGTCGTTCACGCGATGCCAGCCGGCGTCACCGTCGCCACCCCGACCCCGACCGAGATCCTGATCAAGGGTATCGATCGCCAGAAGGTAGGCCAGGTGGCTGCTGAAGTGCGTGCTTACCGCTCCCCTGAGCCTTATAAAGGCAAGGGTGTCCGCTATGTGGACGAAGTGGTGAAGCTTAAAGAAACCAAGAAGAAGTAATTAGGGGCTGACGATGGATAAAAAAGAATCTCGTCTGCGCCGCGGACGTCAAACCCGCATCAAGATCGCGCAACTGAAAGTGAACCGCCTGTCGGTGCACCGCACCAACCTGCACATTTACGCGAACCTGATCAGCCCGGACGCCAAAGTTCTGGTATCGGCCTCGACCGTGGAAGCGGAAGTGCGCGCCGAACTGGCTGGCAAGTCGGGCAAGGGTGGCAACGCCGCCGCTGCCGCACTGGTCGGCAAGCGTGTCGCAGAAAAAGCACTGAAAGCGGGCATCACCGAAGTCGCCTTCGACCGCTCCGGTTTCCGTTACCACGGCCGTGTCAAGGCGCTGGCAGATGCCGCGCGTGAAGCCGGTCTGAAGTTCTAAGGGTACGATCATGGCAAAAATGCAAGCAAAAATGCAAAGCGACAAGCCGGATGACGGCATGCGCGAAAAAATGATCGCGATCAACCGCGTGACCAAAGTGGTCAAGGGCGGTCGCATCATGGGCTTCGCGGCGCTGACCGTGGTCGGTGACGGCGATGGCCGCATCGGCATGGGCAAGGGCAAGTCGAAGGAAGTGCCGGTCGGTGTGCAGAAGGCAATGGAAGAAGCCCGCCGCAACCTGATCAAGGTCCCGCTCAAGAACGGCACCCTGCACCACACCGTGATCGGCCGCCACGGCGCGTCGAAAGTGATGATGATGCCGGCCAAGCCGGGTACCGGCGTGATCGCCGGCGGCGCCATGCGCGCGATCTTCGAGGTGATGGGCGTGACGGACGTGGTGGCGAAATCCACCGGTTCCTCCAACCCGTACAACCTGGTGCGCGCCACCCTGGACGGCCTGTCGAAAATCAGCACTGCCGCTGACATTGCTGCCAAGCGCGGCAAGTCGGTGGAAGACATTCTGGCTTAAGGAACGACCATGAGCACTATCAAAGTCAAACTGGTGAAGGGCCTGATCGGCACCCGTCAGGACCACCGCGCCACCGTGCGCGGCCTGGGCCTGCGCCGTGTCAACTCGGTTTCCGAGCTGCAGGACACGCCATCGGTACGCGGCATGATCACCAAGGTCGCCTACCTCGTTAAAGTCGTGTCGTAAGCGCAAGCTTGCGATTCTGGAGAACACAATGGAATTGAATACCATTCAACCAGCGGAAGGCGCGAAGCACGCCAAGCGTCGCGTTGGCCGCGGTATCGGCTCCGGCCTCGGTAAAACCGCCGGCCGTGGCCACAAGGGTCAGAAATCGCGTTCGGGCGGCTTCCACAAAGTCGGCTTCGAAGGCGGCCAGATGCCTCTGCAGCGCCGTCTGCCCAAGCGCGGCTTCAAGTCGCTGAACGCGACCTTCAAGGCCGAAGTGCGCCTGTCCGACCTGAACAACCTGGCAGTCGGCGAAGTCGACCTGCTGGTGCTGAAGCAGGCTGGCGTGCTGAGCGTACTGGCGCGCGACGTGCGTGTGATCGCCTCCGGCGAGATCACCAAGGCCGTGACCATCAAAGGCCTGAAAGTGACGGCGGGCGCGAAAGCGGCCATCGAAGCGGCCGGCGGCTCGGTCGCCTAAGCGTTGAGCTTGATCGGAGCGAAAATTGGCGACTAATCCACAGCTTGCTAAGAGCGCCGCGGCCGGTTTCCCCTGGAACCGCCTGTGGTTTTTGCTGGGCGCTCTGGTCGTGTACCGCATCGGGGCCCACGTCCCGGTGCCGGGCATCGACCCGGTCCAGCTGGCGGCACTGTTCAAGTCGCAAGAAGGTGGCCTGCTGGGCATGTTCAACATGTTCAGCGGTGGCGCCCTGTCGCGCTTCACGGTGTTTGCGCTGGGTATCATGCCGTATATCTCGGCCTCGATCATCATGCAGTTGCTGTCGATCGTGTCGCCGCAGATGGAAGCGCTGAAGAAGGAAGGGGAGTCGGGGCGTCGCAAGATCACCCAGTACACCCGCTACGCCACCGTCGGTCTGGCCCTGTTCCAGGCCTTCGGCATCTCGGTCGCGCTGGAAGCCCAGCCCGGCCTGGTGCTCGAGCCCGGCATGGCCTTCCGCTTCGTGACGGTGGTGACCTTGCTGACCGGCACCATGTTCCTGATGTGGCTGGGGGAGCAGATTACCGAGCGCGGTCTCGGCAACGGCATCTCCATCATCATCTTCGCCGGTATCGCTGCCGGTCTGCCGAGCGCGCTGGGTGGCCTGTTCACCCAGGTGTCGACCGGTGCGATCAACGCGTTCTCGGCCATCATCATCGTCATCCTGGTTGCCGCGGTGACCTATGCGGTGGTGTTTGTGGAACGGGGCCAGCGCAAGATCCTGGTGAACTACGCCAAACGTCAGGTCGGCAACAAGATCTACGGTGGGCAAACCAGCCATCTGCCGCTGAAGCTGAACATGGCCGGCGTGATTCCGCCGATCTTCGCTTCGTCGATTATCTTGTTCCCGGCGACGATCGTGGACTGGTTCGCCAAGGGCGCCAACACCGAAAACCCGGTGGTGCGCTTCCTGAAGGACCTGGCCGCGTCGCTGAGCCCAGGTGAGCCGATCCATGCGCTGCTGTATGCCGTGGCAATCATTTTCTTCTGCTTCTTCTACACCGCACTGGTGTTCAACAGCAAGGAAACGGCGGACAACTTGAAGAAGAGCGGGGCCTTTGTGCCAGGGATTCGTCCCGGTGAGCAGACAGCCCGCTACATCGACAAGATCCTGACCCGATTGACCCTGGCCGGCGCCGTCTACATTACCGCGGTCTGCCTGCTGCCGGAGTTTATGCAGGCCCAGTGGAAAGTGTCCTTTGTGTTTGGCGGTACATCGCTGCTGATTATTGTCGTGGTGACCATGGACTTCATGGCCCAGGTACAAAATTACGTGATGTCGCAGCAGTATGAATCCCTGCTGCGCAAGGCAAACTTCAAGGGCGGAATTCCGACGCGATAAGCGGGCGACTATGGCAAAAGACGACGTCATTCAGATGCAGGGTGAGATTCTGGAGAATCTCCCGAACGCAACATTTCGAGTAAAGCTGGAAAACGGCCACGTGGTACTCGGCCACATTTCGGGTAAAATGCGGATGAACTATATCCGCATTCTCCCTGGCGACAAGGTGACGGTGGAGTTGACCCCGTATGACCTGTCCCGGGCCCGCATTGTGTTCCGGACCAAGTAATTTTAAGTAATCGAACCAAGAAGAGAGTGCAAAATGAAAGTTAATGCTTCAGTCAAGCGGATCTGCCGCAACTGCAAGATCATCAAGCGCAAAGGCGTCGTCCGCGTTATCTGCGTCGAGCCGCGTCACAAGCAGCGTCAAGGTTAATCGAGGAATAACGAATGGCACGTATTGCAGGGGTTAATATCCCAAATCATCAGCACACCGTGATCGGTCTGACCGCAATCTACGGCGTGGGCCGCCCACGCGCCCAGTTCATCTGCGCGCAAACCGGCGTTCCGACCAACAAGAAGATCAAGGATCTGGACGACAGCGAGCTGGAAAAGCTGCGTGACGAGATCGGCAAGTTCGTGGTGGAAGGCGATCTGCGCCGTGAACTGTCGATGAACATCAAGCGCCTGATGGACCTGGGTTGCTACCGTGGTATGCGTCACCGCAAGGGCCTGCCGGTCCGCGGCCAGCGCACCCGCACCAATGCCCGTACCCGCAAGGGCCCGCGCAAAGCCGCTCAATCGCTGAAGAAATAATTAGGACACTACTATGGCTAAGCAACAAAGCAGCGCAGCAGCAGCCCGCGTGCGCAAGAAGGTCAAGAAGAACGTTGCCGAAGGCATCGCTCACGTTCACGCTTCCTTCAACAACACCATCATCACCATCACCGACCGCCAGGGCAACGCCCTGTCGTGGGCGACTTCCGGTGGCGCCGGCTTCAAGGGCTCCCGCAAGTCCACCCCGTTCGCAGCGCAGGTTGCGGCCGAAGCGGCTGGTAAAGTGGCGCAGGAATGCGGCGTGAAGAACCTGGAAGTGCGCATCAAGGGCCCTGGCCCTGGCCGTGAATCCGCCGTGCGCGCACTGAACAACCTGGGCATCAAGATCACCGAGATCCAGGACGTGACCCCAGTGCCGCACAACGGCTGCCGTCCTCCCAAGCGTCGTCGTATCTAAGATCCGCCGCTCCGCAGCCGCGGAGCCGCGTCATCTCGAAATCGCTGGAACAGTTAACCGGAAACGGTTATACTGTCCGGCTATTTTCGCCTTGTCCGTCCGCGGGCCGGGCTGTTGAGCCACCGTCCGGCTGCAAGCAGGCTGGACTAGCGCCTGATGCCATACCGATGGCACCGGGGCGTCATTTAATTTTAAGGAAATCACCGTGGCACGTTATATCGGACCAAAAGCAAAACTCTCCCGCCGTGAAGGCACCGACCTGTTCCTGAAGAGCGCCCGCCGCTCCCTGGATTCGAAGTGCAAACTGGACGTCAAGCCAGGCCAGCACGGCGTGAAATCCGGCGCCCGCACGTCGGACTTCGGCAACCAGCTGCGCGAAAAGCAGAAGGTCAAGCGCATGTACGGCGTCCTCGAGCGCCAGTTCCGCCGCTACTTCGCTGAAGCGAGCCGCCGCAAGGGCAACACCGGCGAAACCCTGCTGTCCCTGCTGGAAACCCGCCTGGACAACGTCGCCTACCGCATGGGCTTCGGCTCCACCCGCGCCGAAGCGCGCCAGCTGGTGTCGCACAAGGCCTTCACCGTGAACGGCAAGGTCGTGAACATCGCCTCCTACGCCGTGAAGACCGGCGACGTGATCGCCGTGCGCGAAAAGGCCAAGAAGCAGACCCGCATCCTGGAAGCCCTGTCGCTGGCTGAGCAAGTGGGCATGCCTTCGTGGGTGTCGGTGGATTCCAAGAAAATGGAAGGCACCTTCAAGTCCCTGCCGGAGCGTAACGAAATCGCCGCCGACGTCAACGAAGCGCTGATCGTCGAACTGTATTCGCGTTAATCGCAGTACCGAGCACCACCGCCCACTCCACCGGAGTGGGCGTTTTCACTAATGCCATCAGCCTTATCGGTGTAACGAGCCGAGGGTAATGAAAAGGACATTTTCAATGCAAAACAGTCTGTTGAAGCCACGTATTATCGACGTTGAAACCCTGGGCGCCGGTCACGCAAAAGTCGTGATGGAGCCGTTCGAGCGCGGCTACGGCCACACTCTGGGCAACGCGCTGCGCCGCGTGCTGCTGTCTTCGATGATCGGCTACGCGCCGACCGAAGTGACGATCGCCGGTGTCGTGCACGAGTACTCCTCGCTGGACGGCGTGCAGGAAGACGTGGTTGATCTGCTGCTGAACCTGAAGGGCGTGGTCTTCAAGGTGCACAACCGCGACTCCGTGACCCTGACCCTGAAGAAGGAAGGCGAAGGCGCCGTGCTGGCTTCGGACATCGACCTGCCGCACGACGTTGAACTGATCAACCCTGACCACGTGATCGCCCACCTGACCGCGGGCGGCAAGCTGGACATGCAGATCAAGGTGGAAAAAGGCCGCGGCTATGTGCCGGGCAATGTGCGCCGCCTGTCGGAAGACACCAACAAGACCATCGGCCGCATCATCCTGGACGCTTCGTTCTCGCCCGTGCGCCGCGTGTCCTACGCCGTGGAATCGGCCCGTGTGGAGCAGCGTACCGACCTGGACAAGCTGATCATCAACATCGAGACCAACGGCGTGATCTCGCCGGAAGAAGCGATCCGCCAGTCGGCCCGCGTCCTGGTGGACCAGCTGAACGTGTTCGCGGCCCTGGAAGGCACCGAAGCGGCTGCTGAAGCCCCGTCGCGCGCCCCGCTGGTCGATCCGATCCTGCTGCGTCCGGTGGACGACCTGGAGCTGACCGTGCGTTCGGCCAACTGCCTGAAAGCGGAAAACATCTACTACATCGGCGACCTGATCCAGCGTTCGGAAAACGAGCTGCTGAAGACCCCGAACCTGGGCCGCAAGTCGCTGAACGAGATCAAGGAAGTGCTGGCATCCCGCGGCCTGACCCTGGGCATGAAGCTGGAAAACTGGCCGCCTGCCGGTCTCGAGAAGTAATTGCAGTACCGCCCGGCGCACTGTCGCGCCGGGCGTTTTCAACCCTTAGAACCGGACCGCGCTCTTCCAACGATGAGCGATCGAAGATCTGGAATATAAACACCGAAAGGAAATACCATGCGTCACCGTCACGGCCTTCGTAAACTGAACCGTACCTCGTCCCACCGTCTGGCAATGCTGCGCAACATGACCGTTTCGCTGCTGCGTCATGAAGCCATCAAGACCACGCTGCCGAAGGCAAAAGAACTGCGCCGCGTGATCGAGCCGATCCTGACTCTGGGCAAGACCGACACCCTGGCCAACAAGCGCCTGGCCTTCTCCCGCCTGCGCGACCGCGAAATGGTGGTGAAGCTGTTCGCCGAACTGGGCCCGCGCTACGCCAACCGCAACGGCGGCTACCTGCGTATCCTGAAGATGGGTTTCCGTCATGGCGACAACGCTCCGATGGCTTATGTTGAGCTGCTGGACCGTCCGGAAGTGACCGAAGTGGAAGCCGCTCCGACCGCTGAGTAATCAGGGATCGCAGCAAAGAGAAAGCCGGGCTTGCCCGGCTTTTTTATTGTGTTGGTGGAGGGGACAGCAACTGTCTTGATTAATTAATCGAGGGTTGCTGCCCACCTCTCGTTGTTATGCAACATGGCGTTCATGGTGACGAGCAGCTTGCGCATGCAAGCCACGATGGCTACTTTCTTGAGTTTTCCTGCCGCGAGCAGCCGGGCGTAGGCGCTTTTGAGGACGGGATTGTGTCGGATGGCGACCAAGGTGGCCATGTAGAGGACCGCCCGTACCGATGCCCTGCCACCCCAAATTCTTCGCTTCCCCCGCATCTTGCCGCTGTCACGGCTGTATGGGCAGACGCCAACCAGCGCACCGATTTCGCGCCGATTGAGCGTGCCGAGCTCGGGTAACTGCGCCAGCAGGGTTGCGACGGTGATGGAGCCTACGCCGGGGATGGATGAGAGCAGGTCGGCTTTAGCGTGCCATAGCGGACTTTCCTTGATAGCCCGCCCCAGGTCACCATTGGTGCCCTTGATACGCTGCTCGAGCCATTCAATATGCTCATTGATCTCTTTTGCAATGAGAGCGGTCGCCTGCAGCTTTCGGTTCTTCTCAGCTGTGAGCATATCGACCAACTGGCGTCTTCGAGTCAGAACGTCCTCCAGATGGCGTAGCTCACCGTCTTTAATTGGACGCAGTGCCGGTTTGACCGCTTGCCCGAAGCGGGCCAGAACAATGGCATCGACCTGGTCAGTTTTCGCAAGCACGCCAATGGCCTTGGCGAAATCCCTGGCCTGTTTGGGATTGATGACCGCCACTGGCAACCCCGCAGTTGCCAGTACGCTGACCAATTCCATTTCCAGGCCGCCGCTCGCCTCCACCACGATCCATCGCGGCTGTAGCTGCAACAACTTGGCCTTCAAGTTCTGATGACCACCCGCGTCATTGGGGAACTGCGCCCGATGTGACAGCGGAAGACTATCGATGTCCAGACTCTTCTTGCTGACATCGATCCCGACGTACAACCCATCGTCTGCGTTCTGCATGATTCTTTCTCCCATTCTTACTGATCCGGGGTTCGCCCCCTGACAACTGTTCGGGCTACAAAGAATCGAGCATGCCGTCATTGGCTGTCCCACGGGATTTGCTCCCACAGACCTATCAGACTGGCATGCCCGCAGACATAATTTAGCGTATGTTGAAGATATAAGACCGCTACTCAACATAGTTAGCAAACTGTGTTCGGTGGCGGACTTGGACACCGGGGACAGACCCCGGTTTCGGCTGCGCCGAAAGCAGGGTCTGTCCCCTCTGCTGCGGGCTATTGGGCAAACTCCGAGCTGCGCTTCCACACCGGCCGCGGCGATCCTGCCGCCAGGTCGTAGCCGACCTGGAACAGCAGCTGCACATCCTGCATGCCGCCGCTGAAGTCCCAGTCGTCGCGGTAGGCGTCGCCCGTCTTGTGGTAGTCCTGCGAGTAGTAGTGGTTCACCACCTTCTCCGCATAGCCTTCCGGCTTGCCGATATAGCCGCTGCGCGCCTTGGTGTAAAGCACCGGCACCCCCACGCGCGCGAACTCGAGCTGGTCGGCGCGGTAGAAGCTGCCCAGCTCGGGCCGGGAATCGGGCGCGACCTGCCGTCCCTGCAGGGCCGCATACTTCACCAGCAGGTCGTCCAGGGTGGAATGGCCCGAGGTCACGTTCTCGATGCTGCCGGTGCGCCCCCAGGCGTTGATGCCGTCGAAGTTGATATCCGCTACCGTGTCCTTGAGGGGATAGAGGGGATGCGCCGCATAGTAGCGCG encodes:
- the rpmC gene encoding 50S ribosomal protein L29, coding for MKASELRGKDQAALQKELNDLLKAQFGLRMQSATQQLGNTSQLKKVRRDIARVKTVMNTKEAK
- the rpsQ gene encoding 30S ribosomal protein S17: MTEQVKLKRTLIGKVVSDKMDKTVTVLIERHVKHPLYGKIIVRSAKYHAHDETNQVKAGDTVEIAEGRPISKTKAWTVTRVVQAAQIV
- the rplN gene encoding 50S ribosomal protein L14 produces the protein MIQTESRLEVADNTGAKEVMCIKVLGGSKRRYAGIGDVIKVTVKVAQPRGRVKKGEIYNAVVVRTAKGVRRQDGSLVKFDGNAAVLLNSKLEPIGTRIFGPVTRELRTEKFMKIVSLAPEVL
- the rplX gene encoding 50S ribosomal protein L24, which codes for MDKIRKNDEVIVLTGKDKGKRGVVQQRVDAEHVVVEGVNVAKKAVKPNPMTGVTGGIVDKTMPIHVSNVALFNAATGKADRVGFKDVDGKKVRVYKSSGEVVKG
- the rplE gene encoding 50S ribosomal protein L5 encodes the protein MARLQQLYKDKVVTELTEKFGYKSVMEVPRLTKITLNMGLSEAVADKKIIEHAVGDLTKIAGQKPVVTKARKAIAGFKIREGYPIGTMVTLRGARMYEFLDRFITVALPRVRDFRGVSGRSFDGRGNYNIGVKEQIIFPEIEYDKIDALRGMNISITTTAKTDDEAKALLAAFKFPFRN
- the rpsN gene encoding 30S ribosomal protein S14 — translated: MAKLALINREQKRADLVEKFAAKRAALKAIIDDQSKSEEERYEARLKLQALPRNSAPTRQRNRCAVTGRPRGTFRKFGLGRIKLREFAMRGEIPGMTKASW
- the rpsH gene encoding 30S ribosomal protein S8, with product MSMSDPIADMLTRIRNAQGVQKTTVAMPSSKVKVAIANVLKDEGYIEDFAVSTTDGKAELKIGLKYYVGRPVIERLERVSRPGLRVYKGKGEIPTVMNGLGVAIVSTPQGVMTDRKARATGVGGEVICFVA
- the rplF gene encoding 50S ribosomal protein L6, giving the protein MSRVAKMPIAVPAGAEVAISAQAITVKGPLGTLTQSLNGLVKVENNAGTLTFDVANDSREANAMSGTLRALVNNMVTGVTKGFEKKLSLVGVGYKAQAAGDKLNLSLGFSHPVVHAMPAGVTVATPTPTEILIKGIDRQKVGQVAAEVRAYRSPEPYKGKGVRYVDEVVKLKETKKK
- the rplR gene encoding 50S ribosomal protein L18; this encodes MDKKESRLRRGRQTRIKIAQLKVNRLSVHRTNLHIYANLISPDAKVLVSASTVEAEVRAELAGKSGKGGNAAAAALVGKRVAEKALKAGITEVAFDRSGFRYHGRVKALADAAREAGLKF
- the rpsE gene encoding 30S ribosomal protein S5 — protein: MAKMQAKMQSDKPDDGMREKMIAINRVTKVVKGGRIMGFAALTVVGDGDGRIGMGKGKSKEVPVGVQKAMEEARRNLIKVPLKNGTLHHTVIGRHGASKVMMMPAKPGTGVIAGGAMRAIFEVMGVTDVVAKSTGSSNPYNLVRATLDGLSKISTAADIAAKRGKSVEDILA
- the rpmD gene encoding 50S ribosomal protein L30, producing the protein MSTIKVKLVKGLIGTRQDHRATVRGLGLRRVNSVSELQDTPSVRGMITKVAYLVKVVS
- the rplO gene encoding 50S ribosomal protein L15; the protein is MELNTIQPAEGAKHAKRRVGRGIGSGLGKTAGRGHKGQKSRSGGFHKVGFEGGQMPLQRRLPKRGFKSLNATFKAEVRLSDLNNLAVGEVDLLVLKQAGVLSVLARDVRVIASGEITKAVTIKGLKVTAGAKAAIEAAGGSVA
- the secY gene encoding preprotein translocase subunit SecY; translation: MATNPQLAKSAAAGFPWNRLWFLLGALVVYRIGAHVPVPGIDPVQLAALFKSQEGGLLGMFNMFSGGALSRFTVFALGIMPYISASIIMQLLSIVSPQMEALKKEGESGRRKITQYTRYATVGLALFQAFGISVALEAQPGLVLEPGMAFRFVTVVTLLTGTMFLMWLGEQITERGLGNGISIIIFAGIAAGLPSALGGLFTQVSTGAINAFSAIIIVILVAAVTYAVVFVERGQRKILVNYAKRQVGNKIYGGQTSHLPLKLNMAGVIPPIFASSIILFPATIVDWFAKGANTENPVVRFLKDLAASLSPGEPIHALLYAVAIIFFCFFYTALVFNSKETADNLKKSGAFVPGIRPGEQTARYIDKILTRLTLAGAVYITAVCLLPEFMQAQWKVSFVFGGTSLLIIVVVTMDFMAQVQNYVMSQQYESLLRKANFKGGIPTR
- the infA gene encoding translation initiation factor IF-1, which produces MAKDDVIQMQGEILENLPNATFRVKLENGHVVLGHISGKMRMNYIRILPGDKVTVELTPYDLSRARIVFRTK
- the rpmJ gene encoding 50S ribosomal protein L36: MKVNASVKRICRNCKIIKRKGVVRVICVEPRHKQRQG
- the rpsM gene encoding 30S ribosomal protein S13, which encodes MARIAGVNIPNHQHTVIGLTAIYGVGRPRAQFICAQTGVPTNKKIKDLDDSELEKLRDEIGKFVVEGDLRRELSMNIKRLMDLGCYRGMRHRKGLPVRGQRTRTNARTRKGPRKAAQSLKK
- the rpsK gene encoding 30S ribosomal protein S11, with amino-acid sequence MAKQQSSAAAARVRKKVKKNVAEGIAHVHASFNNTIITITDRQGNALSWATSGGAGFKGSRKSTPFAAQVAAEAAGKVAQECGVKNLEVRIKGPGPGRESAVRALNNLGIKITEIQDVTPVPHNGCRPPKRRRI
- the rpsD gene encoding 30S ribosomal protein S4 gives rise to the protein MARYIGPKAKLSRREGTDLFLKSARRSLDSKCKLDVKPGQHGVKSGARTSDFGNQLREKQKVKRMYGVLERQFRRYFAEASRRKGNTGETLLSLLETRLDNVAYRMGFGSTRAEARQLVSHKAFTVNGKVVNIASYAVKTGDVIAVREKAKKQTRILEALSLAEQVGMPSWVSVDSKKMEGTFKSLPERNEIAADVNEALIVELYSR
- a CDS encoding DNA-directed RNA polymerase subunit alpha, encoding MQNSLLKPRIIDVETLGAGHAKVVMEPFERGYGHTLGNALRRVLLSSMIGYAPTEVTIAGVVHEYSSLDGVQEDVVDLLLNLKGVVFKVHNRDSVTLTLKKEGEGAVLASDIDLPHDVELINPDHVIAHLTAGGKLDMQIKVEKGRGYVPGNVRRLSEDTNKTIGRIILDASFSPVRRVSYAVESARVEQRTDLDKLIINIETNGVISPEEAIRQSARVLVDQLNVFAALEGTEAAAEAPSRAPLVDPILLRPVDDLELTVRSANCLKAENIYYIGDLIQRSENELLKTPNLGRKSLNEIKEVLASRGLTLGMKLENWPPAGLEK
- the rplQ gene encoding 50S ribosomal protein L17, giving the protein MRHRHGLRKLNRTSSHRLAMLRNMTVSLLRHEAIKTTLPKAKELRRVIEPILTLGKTDTLANKRLAFSRLRDREMVVKLFAELGPRYANRNGGYLRILKMGFRHGDNAPMAYVELLDRPEVTEVEAAPTAE